The following proteins come from a genomic window of Oncorhynchus clarkii lewisi isolate Uvic-CL-2024 chromosome 23, UVic_Ocla_1.0, whole genome shotgun sequence:
- the LOC139381951 gene encoding protein YIPF3-like isoform X2: protein MASSDGNKNTEPWGGFDDNSIQGTGSAVIDMENMDDTSGSSFEDMGEMHQRMKEEEEVAEEAEATEEEIGEDGEFLGMKGIKGQLGRQVADEVWQAGKRQASKAFNLYANIDILRPYFDVEPMQVRNRLIESMIPIRRIHFPQKIAGELYGPMMLVFTLVAILLHGMKTSGTVIREGTLMGTAIGTCFGYWLGVSSFIYFLAYLCNAQITMLQTLSLLGYGLFGHCVVLFVTYNVHFHSLFYILWLVVGGLSTLRMVAALISRTVGPTPRLVLCGTLGALHMLFLLYLHFAYHKIVEGILDTLEGPNMPPIQRVARDLPVVATAAMNAVNASVKTLGVILQSQ from the exons GGCACTGGGTCAGCAGTGATTGACATGGAGAACATGGATGACACATCGGGCTCCAGCTTTGAGGACATGGGGGAGATGCACCAGCgcatgaaggaggaggaagaggtggcaGAGGAGGCGGAAGCAACTGAAGAGGAGATTGGAGAGGATGGCGAGTTTCTGGGCATGAAGGGTATCAAGGGCCAGCTGGGGAGACAGGTGGCAGATGAG GTGTGGCAAGCTGGAAAGCGTCAGGCTTCCAAAGCTTTCAACCTATATGCCAACATAGATATTCTCCGGCCGTACTTTGATGTAGAGCCTATGCAAGTCAGGAACAG GTTGATTGAATCAATGATACCCATCCGCAGGATACATTTTCCACAG AAGATTGCCGGGGAGCTGTATGGGCCCATGATGCTGGTGTTCACACTGGTGGCCATCCTCCTGCATGGAATGAAGACATCAGGAACAGTTATT agagagggtacTCTGATGGGCACAGCCATAGGGACATGCTTTGGTTACTGGCTGGGAGTTTCCTCCTTCATATACTTCCTGGCATATCTGTGCAACGCCCAGATCACCATGCTCCAGACCCTGTCTCTGCTG GGTTATGGTCTTTTCGGACACTGCGTGGTTCTCTTTGTCACCTACAACGTCCACTTCCACTCCCTGTTCTACATCCTGTGGCTGGTCGTAGGAGGGCTTTCCACACTGCGGATG gTGGCTGCTCTCATCTCTCGGACCGTGGGACCGACCCCGCGCCTCGtcctctgtggaacactgggtgcTCTGCATATGCTCTTTCTGCTCTACCTGCACTTCGCTTATCACAAGATTGTTGAAG GTATCCTGGACACATTGGAAGGCCCCAACATGCCCCCCATCCAgagagtggccagagatttgCCTGTGGTGGCCACCGCTGCTATGAATGCTGTGAATGCCTCAGTGAAGACCCTTGGTGTTATCCTGCAGTCACAGTGA
- the LOC139381951 gene encoding protein YIPF3-like isoform X4 codes for MENMDDTSGSSFEDMGEMHQRMKEEEEVAEEAEATEEEIGEDGEFLGMKGIKGQLGRQVADEVWQAGKRQASKAFNLYANIDILRPYFDVEPMQVRNRLIESMIPIRRIHFPQKIAGELYGPMMLVFTLVAILLHGMKTSGTVIREGTLMGTAIGTCFGYWLGVSSFIYFLAYLCNAQITMLQTLSLLGYGLFGHCVVLFVTYNVHFHSLFYILWLVVGGLSTLRMVAALISRTVGPTPRLVLCGTLGALHMLFLLYLHFAYHKIVEGILDTLEGPNMPPIQRVARDLPVVATAAMNAVNASVKTLGVILQSQ; via the exons ATGGAGAACATGGATGACACATCGGGCTCCAGCTTTGAGGACATGGGGGAGATGCACCAGCgcatgaaggaggaggaagaggtggcaGAGGAGGCGGAAGCAACTGAAGAGGAGATTGGAGAGGATGGCGAGTTTCTGGGCATGAAGGGTATCAAGGGCCAGCTGGGGAGACAGGTGGCAGATGAG GTGTGGCAAGCTGGAAAGCGTCAGGCTTCCAAAGCTTTCAACCTATATGCCAACATAGATATTCTCCGGCCGTACTTTGATGTAGAGCCTATGCAAGTCAGGAACAG GTTGATTGAATCAATGATACCCATCCGCAGGATACATTTTCCACAG AAGATTGCCGGGGAGCTGTATGGGCCCATGATGCTGGTGTTCACACTGGTGGCCATCCTCCTGCATGGAATGAAGACATCAGGAACAGTTATT agagagggtacTCTGATGGGCACAGCCATAGGGACATGCTTTGGTTACTGGCTGGGAGTTTCCTCCTTCATATACTTCCTGGCATATCTGTGCAACGCCCAGATCACCATGCTCCAGACCCTGTCTCTGCTG GGTTATGGTCTTTTCGGACACTGCGTGGTTCTCTTTGTCACCTACAACGTCCACTTCCACTCCCTGTTCTACATCCTGTGGCTGGTCGTAGGAGGGCTTTCCACACTGCGGATG gTGGCTGCTCTCATCTCTCGGACCGTGGGACCGACCCCGCGCCTCGtcctctgtggaacactgggtgcTCTGCATATGCTCTTTCTGCTCTACCTGCACTTCGCTTATCACAAGATTGTTGAAG GTATCCTGGACACATTGGAAGGCCCCAACATGCCCCCCATCCAgagagtggccagagatttgCCTGTGGTGGCCACCGCTGCTATGAATGCTGTGAATGCCTCAGTGAAGACCCTTGGTGTTATCCTGCAGTCACAGTGA
- the LOC139381951 gene encoding protein YIPF3-like isoform X3, translated as MENMDDTSGSSFEDMGEMHQRMKEEEEVAEEAEATEEEIGEDGEFLGMKGIKGQLGRQVADEVWQAGKRQASKAFNLYANIDILRPYFDVEPMQVRNRLIESMIPIRRIHFPQKIAGELYGPMMLVFTLVAILLHGMKTSGTVIREGTLMGTAIGTCFGYWLGVSSFIYFLAYLCNAQITMLQTLSLLGYGLFGHCVVLFVTYNVHFHSLFYILWLVVGGLSTLRMVNKQVAALISRTVGPTPRLVLCGTLGALHMLFLLYLHFAYHKIVEGILDTLEGPNMPPIQRVARDLPVVATAAMNAVNASVKTLGVILQSQ; from the exons ATGGAGAACATGGATGACACATCGGGCTCCAGCTTTGAGGACATGGGGGAGATGCACCAGCgcatgaaggaggaggaagaggtggcaGAGGAGGCGGAAGCAACTGAAGAGGAGATTGGAGAGGATGGCGAGTTTCTGGGCATGAAGGGTATCAAGGGCCAGCTGGGGAGACAGGTGGCAGATGAG GTGTGGCAAGCTGGAAAGCGTCAGGCTTCCAAAGCTTTCAACCTATATGCCAACATAGATATTCTCCGGCCGTACTTTGATGTAGAGCCTATGCAAGTCAGGAACAG GTTGATTGAATCAATGATACCCATCCGCAGGATACATTTTCCACAG AAGATTGCCGGGGAGCTGTATGGGCCCATGATGCTGGTGTTCACACTGGTGGCCATCCTCCTGCATGGAATGAAGACATCAGGAACAGTTATT agagagggtacTCTGATGGGCACAGCCATAGGGACATGCTTTGGTTACTGGCTGGGAGTTTCCTCCTTCATATACTTCCTGGCATATCTGTGCAACGCCCAGATCACCATGCTCCAGACCCTGTCTCTGCTG GGTTATGGTCTTTTCGGACACTGCGTGGTTCTCTTTGTCACCTACAACGTCCACTTCCACTCCCTGTTCTACATCCTGTGGCTGGTCGTAGGAGGGCTTTCCACACTGCGGATGGTAAATAAGCAG gTGGCTGCTCTCATCTCTCGGACCGTGGGACCGACCCCGCGCCTCGtcctctgtggaacactgggtgcTCTGCATATGCTCTTTCTGCTCTACCTGCACTTCGCTTATCACAAGATTGTTGAAG GTATCCTGGACACATTGGAAGGCCCCAACATGCCCCCCATCCAgagagtggccagagatttgCCTGTGGTGGCCACCGCTGCTATGAATGCTGTGAATGCCTCAGTGAAGACCCTTGGTGTTATCCTGCAGTCACAGTGA
- the LOC139381951 gene encoding protein YIPF3-like isoform X1, producing MASSDGNKNTEPWGGFDDNSIQGTGSAVIDMENMDDTSGSSFEDMGEMHQRMKEEEEVAEEAEATEEEIGEDGEFLGMKGIKGQLGRQVADEVWQAGKRQASKAFNLYANIDILRPYFDVEPMQVRNRLIESMIPIRRIHFPQKIAGELYGPMMLVFTLVAILLHGMKTSGTVIREGTLMGTAIGTCFGYWLGVSSFIYFLAYLCNAQITMLQTLSLLGYGLFGHCVVLFVTYNVHFHSLFYILWLVVGGLSTLRMVNKQVAALISRTVGPTPRLVLCGTLGALHMLFLLYLHFAYHKIVEGILDTLEGPNMPPIQRVARDLPVVATAAMNAVNASVKTLGVILQSQ from the exons GGCACTGGGTCAGCAGTGATTGACATGGAGAACATGGATGACACATCGGGCTCCAGCTTTGAGGACATGGGGGAGATGCACCAGCgcatgaaggaggaggaagaggtggcaGAGGAGGCGGAAGCAACTGAAGAGGAGATTGGAGAGGATGGCGAGTTTCTGGGCATGAAGGGTATCAAGGGCCAGCTGGGGAGACAGGTGGCAGATGAG GTGTGGCAAGCTGGAAAGCGTCAGGCTTCCAAAGCTTTCAACCTATATGCCAACATAGATATTCTCCGGCCGTACTTTGATGTAGAGCCTATGCAAGTCAGGAACAG GTTGATTGAATCAATGATACCCATCCGCAGGATACATTTTCCACAG AAGATTGCCGGGGAGCTGTATGGGCCCATGATGCTGGTGTTCACACTGGTGGCCATCCTCCTGCATGGAATGAAGACATCAGGAACAGTTATT agagagggtacTCTGATGGGCACAGCCATAGGGACATGCTTTGGTTACTGGCTGGGAGTTTCCTCCTTCATATACTTCCTGGCATATCTGTGCAACGCCCAGATCACCATGCTCCAGACCCTGTCTCTGCTG GGTTATGGTCTTTTCGGACACTGCGTGGTTCTCTTTGTCACCTACAACGTCCACTTCCACTCCCTGTTCTACATCCTGTGGCTGGTCGTAGGAGGGCTTTCCACACTGCGGATGGTAAATAAGCAG gTGGCTGCTCTCATCTCTCGGACCGTGGGACCGACCCCGCGCCTCGtcctctgtggaacactgggtgcTCTGCATATGCTCTTTCTGCTCTACCTGCACTTCGCTTATCACAAGATTGTTGAAG GTATCCTGGACACATTGGAAGGCCCCAACATGCCCCCCATCCAgagagtggccagagatttgCCTGTGGTGGCCACCGCTGCTATGAATGCTGTGAATGCCTCAGTGAAGACCCTTGGTGTTATCCTGCAGTCACAGTGA